The following are encoded together in the Apodemus sylvaticus chromosome 11, mApoSyl1.1, whole genome shotgun sequence genome:
- the C11H2orf74 gene encoding uncharacterized protein C2orf74 homolog, whose translation MFAQNEAEKMEEALTSSSMAFETTAVTFFIILLVCFSCIFLLLAIFLYKCYRGYNDEEPVKRLCTGEDCLAANAEMDKPEDQDRVLLHFVNMNMPVRPGILVQRQSKEEMNTSLGNNIKAEEYKNRQTHEPASARDTSPEGELAEKIPIHVHRPPSVSESQKRPLKGVTFSKEVIVVDLGNEYPTPRSYAREHKERK comes from the exons ATGTTTGCACAAAACGAGGCTGAGAAAATGGAGGAGGCTTTAACATCGAGCAGCATGGCCTTCGAGACCACGGCGGTCACGTTCTTCATCATCCTGCTCGTGTGCTTCAGCTGCATCTTCCTCTTACTGGCAATCTTTCTATATAAATG TTATAGAGGTTACAACGATGAAGAACCAGTGAAGCGCCTCTGTACAGGTGAAGACTGCTTAGCTGCTAACGCAGAGATGGACAAACCCGAAGATCAAGACAG GGTCCTACTGCACTTCGTAAACATGAACATGCCAGTGAGGCCTGGCATTCTTGTGCAAAGGCAGAGTAAGGAAGAGATGAACACATCCTTAGGAAACAACATCAAGGCCGAAGAgtataaaaacagacagacacatgagCCTGCGAGTGCTAGAGACACCAGCCCTGAG GGTGAGCTTGCTGAGAAAATACCCATACATGTCCACAGACCTCCTTCAGTTTCGGAAAGCCAAAAAAGACCTTTAAAAGGAGTGACGTTTTCTAAGGAGGTGATTGTTGTGGATCTTGGAAACGAATACCCTACGCCTCGGAGCTATGCTCGAGAACATAAGGAGAGGAAATGA